One stretch of Cottoperca gobio chromosome 18, fCotGob3.1, whole genome shotgun sequence DNA includes these proteins:
- the tmem179ba gene encoding transmembrane protein 179B isoform X2 gives MLYGLVNYNATASLIGVRSSSSPSLCYFVSGISVMVAVVCFSLSLYWVYTFCIDGEIRRERRWMNLIVAVSGVFLFFLLITGCMLKIGRDSLCDSVIQNVHNITRCEEAQARKWVSPLEGERFYSSLYKAETAVWVNFFFWVIIAVLVFVQKRQSSVTKIIAGGFGGYGGPAGGLFGDAGVTAAETEPFFNNPARPQ, from the exons ATGCTTTATGGGCTTGTCAACTACAATGCTACAGCGAGCCTCATTGGGGTCCGCTCATCCAGCTCCCCATCTCTGTGCTACTTTGTGTCTGGCATATCCGTCATGGTGGCCGTGGTGTGtttctcactgtctctgtaCTGGGTGTACACGTTCTGCATCGACGGGGAAATCAGGAG GGAGCGCAGGTGGATGAACCTGATTGTAGCTGTGAGCGGCGTCTTCCTGTTCTTCCTGCTCATCACCGGGTGCATGTTGAAGATCGGACGCGACTCACTCTGCGACTCAGTCATACAGAATGTTCACAACAtcaccag ATGTGAAGAGGCCCAGGCTCGAAAATGGGTCAGTCCACTTGAAGGGGAAAGGTTCTACAGCAGTCTCTACAAAGCCGAG ACGGCGGTGTGGGTCAACTTCTTCTTCTGGGTCATCATCGCCGTGCTGGTGTTCGTCCAGAAGCGTCAGAGCTCAGTGACAAAGATCATCGCGGGAGGGTTCGGAGGGTACGGTGGGCCGGCCGGGGGGCTGTTCGGTGACGCGGGGGTCACGGCCGCAGAGACGGAGCCATTTTTCAACAATCCTGCAAGACCACAGTGA
- the prox3 gene encoding prospero homeobox 3, which produces MDSPTDLFEDSAPQIHAFAPNHNSTDLPAQPSAGRPPPAFRSPGFPLIHHLLQPGGAPRRIGGQLNTNLSTHRHQEDRNVEEDRGERDGEVEQVMDGGEEGAMEGEDSLLGVKKRHNDAALAAEWSQDVLKVKRMKLENRPRDGEAEEGGRRREGGREGKRREREELKEQLEEARERLQALQEKVWRAFGEKHMAEEEKKRRCRNRGEDAGMMEEEDITEGMYDEEDIDGGEMEKETFSLLSVSPFDNFHKQREERQKDGERRIERGRGLHLEDVMEGAGLWLDCGGLVRGDWHGGMEDEGEEGGQKFAQALKVELGSAVARVIDRVLRLYTEMTDVTPSSPPAAISFLPSDTGNDGGRERGVWMGLLTRGIGEEKMRGKEEKAGRQDGGREKQLQKRSNGSALHPGQPHRTDPSDLTMPLAVQRSPDMRKAHPLLGPPLSTHHPNLSLHHPSLSRPPPLSHPPLMPPASQPKDLSSSFHPSSSSSSSSSSSFPAPPPPPPPPPPPPPLPLPLLHYSMQQLFSRSLHHPQLPHLPPSRKDYMNSDPFLEFSSHPSSHPSFPPLPMLGHLDPSLHRHAHGGRERGMRGDGGLRGGGMDGGDLYLTAGGTQEGLSPCHLKKAKLMFFYARYPSSNTLKTYFPDVKFNRCVTSQMIKWFSNFREFFYIQMERFARQAVREALTRDGAPRLSRESQLRVGRDTELYRILNMHYNKSNVYQVPERFIEISEVALREFYSAIWTGRDSDPCWKKGIYKVICKLDSPVPDAFRLPGCPVG; this is translated from the exons atggATTCCCCCACAGATCTTTTCGAGGACTCTGCTCCCCAGATTCACGCGTTTGCTCCCAATCACAACTCCACAGATCTCCCTGCTCAGCCCAGTGCAGGTCGCCCTCCTCCTGCCTTTAGATCCCCTGGCTTCCCCCTcatccaccacctcctccagccAGGTGGAGCCCCCAGGAGGATTGGAGGGCAACTCAACACAAACttgagcacacacagacaccaggaAGATAGAAAtgtggaggaggacagaggagagagggatggagaagtGGAGCAAGTgatggatggaggagaggaaggagcaatggagggagaggacagtTTGCTGGGGGTTAAGAAGAGGCACAACGACGCCGCCCTCGCGGCAGAGTGGAGTCAGGACGTCTTGAAAGTGAAGAGGATGAAGCTGGAGAACCGACCAAGagatggagaggcagaggagggaggcaggaggcgcgagggagggagggaggggaagagaagagagagggaggagctgaaggaacagctggaggaggcaagAGAGAGACTGCAGGCCCTGCAGGAGAAAGTATGGAGAGCTTTTGGGGAAAAGCAcatggcagaggaggagaagaaaaggaggtGCAGAAACCGAGGAGAAGATGCTGggatgatggaggaggaggacattACTGAAGGTATGTATGATGAGGAGGACATTGATGGTGGCGAGATGGAAAAGGAAACTTTCTCCCTTCTTTCTGTTTCACCTTTTGACAACTtccacaaacagagagaggagaggcaaaAAGACGGCGAAaggaggatagagagaggaagagggttGCACTTGGAGGACGTGATGGAGGGAGCGGGGTTGTGGTTGGATTGTGGAGGGCTGGTCAGAGGAGACTGGCATGGAGGGATGGAAGACGAGGGCGAGGAGGGAGGGCAGAAGTTTGCTCAGGCGCTGAAGGTGGAGTTGGGCAGCGCCGTGGCTCGAGTCATCGACAGAGTTCTCCGCCTTTACACCGAGATGACAGATGtcactccttcctctcctcctgccgcCATCTCTTTCCTCCCGTCCGACACAGGAAACGATGgcgggagggagaggggagttTGGATGGGACTATTAACGAGAGGAATAGGGGAGGAAAAAATGAGAGGTAAGGAGGAAAAGGCGGGAAGGcaggatggaggaagagagaagcagCTCCAAAAAAGGAGCAACGGGAGCGCCCTGCATCCAGGACAGCCTCATCGCACTGACCCGTCAGATCTGACGATGCCATTGGCTGTTCAAAGGTCACCTGACATGCGAAAAGCCCACCCACTCCTCGGCCCACCTCTCTCTACTCACCATCCGAACCTCTCCCTTCATCACCCTTCTCTATCtcgccctcctcctctttctcatcCTCCCCTCATGCCTCCAGCTTCACAACCCAAggacctctcctcctcctttcacccatcttcctcctcctcttcttcttcctcatcttcctttcccgcgcctccccctcctcctcctcctcctcctcctcctccccctctcccactCCCGCTTCTCCACTACTCCATGCAGCAgcttttctctcgctctcttcacCACCCACAGCTCCCCCACCTGCCCCCGTCCCGCAAGGACTATATGAACTCCGACCCTTTCTTGGAGTTCTCTTCTCACCCCTCGTCTCACCCCTCTTTCCCGCCGCTCCCCATGCTCGGTCACCTGGACCCCTCCCTGCACCGCCACGCTCacggaggcagagagagagggatgaggggaGACGGGGggttgagaggaggagggatggacgGAGGAGACCTCTACCTGACTGCTGGGGGA ACCCAGGAGGGCTTGTCTCCCTGCCATCTGAAGAAAGCTAAGCTCATGTTCTTCTACGCACGCTACCCCAGCTCCAACACACTCAAGACTTACTTCCCTGatgtcaag TTTAACCGCTGCGTGACCTCCCAGATGATTAAATGGTTCAGTAACTTCAGAGAGTTCTTCTACATCCAGATGGAGCGCTTTGCACGACAGGCTGTCCGCGAGGCTCTCACCCG GGATGGTGCACCTCGTCTGAGCAGGGAGAGTCAGCTGCGTGTGGGCCGTGATACAGAGCTTTACCGCATACTGAACATGCACTACAATAAGAGTAACGTCTATCAG GTCCCCGAGAGGTTTATCGAGATATCAGAAGTGGCTCTGAGGGAGTTTTATTCAGCCATTTGGACCGGCAGGGACAGCGACCCCTGCTGGAAGAAAGGGATATATAAAGTTATCTGCAAGCTTGACAGTCCTGTACCAGATGCTTTCAGACTGCCTGGTTGTCCCGTTGGCTGA
- the tmem179ba gene encoding transmembrane protein 179B isoform X1 yields the protein MALTGLLLLELGLYTSCFICGIVTAASITIVQGNFGGRCMLYGLVNYNATASLIGVRSSSSPSLCYFVSGISVMVAVVCFSLSLYWVYTFCIDGEIRRERRWMNLIVAVSGVFLFFLLITGCMLKIGRDSLCDSVIQNVHNITRCEEAQARKWVSPLEGERFYSSLYKAETAVWVNFFFWVIIAVLVFVQKRQSSVTKIIAGGFGGYGGPAGGLFGDAGVTAAETEPFFNNPARPQ from the exons ATGGCGTTAAcggggctgctgctgctggagttgGGTCTGTACACCAGCTGCTTCATCTGTGGGATTGTTACCGCTGCATCCATCACCATAGTGCAG GGTAACTTTGGAGGTCGGTGTATGCTTTATGGGCTTGTCAACTACAATGCTACAGCGAGCCTCATTGGGGTCCGCTCATCCAGCTCCCCATCTCTGTGCTACTTTGTGTCTGGCATATCCGTCATGGTGGCCGTGGTGTGtttctcactgtctctgtaCTGGGTGTACACGTTCTGCATCGACGGGGAAATCAGGAG GGAGCGCAGGTGGATGAACCTGATTGTAGCTGTGAGCGGCGTCTTCCTGTTCTTCCTGCTCATCACCGGGTGCATGTTGAAGATCGGACGCGACTCACTCTGCGACTCAGTCATACAGAATGTTCACAACAtcaccag ATGTGAAGAGGCCCAGGCTCGAAAATGGGTCAGTCCACTTGAAGGGGAAAGGTTCTACAGCAGTCTCTACAAAGCCGAG ACGGCGGTGTGGGTCAACTTCTTCTTCTGGGTCATCATCGCCGTGCTGGTGTTCGTCCAGAAGCGTCAGAGCTCAGTGACAAAGATCATCGCGGGAGGGTTCGGAGGGTACGGTGGGCCGGCCGGGGGGCTGTTCGGTGACGCGGGGGTCACGGCCGCAGAGACGGAGCCATTTTTCAACAATCCTGCAAGACCACAGTGA